One Patescibacteria group bacterium genomic window, CCTTTTTTATCAGCCGGCGGGCTTCTTCGTTGGTTGAATCGAGTTCAGGATAGTGGAAGAGCTCTCTGCCAATGACCATGCTACCACATCCCGGAAAGGGAGACTCGATGAACATTGTTCGAGGAAAAATTTACGTCTTGAACGAACGCGTAATCGAGCTTAGCATGACCAACAGTAAAGCCAACGCCAGCGGTCAGGCCACCGTTATATCCCGCCCGATAGGAGGTACACCCCTGCAACCATTCAAAACCGGTCGCGACCTCCGGAGAGTAGCCCGATTTAATAGTTTGGCTGACATCAACCGCCACCCGGCCCGCCTTCCACGGAAGCCAACTTAACCCCAGCCGCGCCTTGGGAGGAACATGCTCCACCGTCCCGGTCCCCCACTGCTGGGTATTGACCAGTTCATCGATCTTAAAACCAACAGTCACTGGGTACTTGGCCAAGCGAAGCATTATGCCGGGAGTTAAAGAGTAGCCCCAACCGCTCCCGCCGCTGATCCCAAACATCTCGGAGCTTAGATATTTGGCCGTTAGCCCAAAGGCAATATGGTCATTCAGTTTCTTCCCATAGGAAAAAAGATAGGCACTGGAAAAGTAGCTAAACAGGCTGATGTTCTGAACTTCGTTGTGGATATCGACCTCTCTCGAGGTCTGGGCAATATTCCCCAACCCAACCTGGATCCAGGAAAGGCCGATCGTTCCCCCCAGTGCCGGGGTTACATAACTTAGATAATAATGATCGGCGTCGGTCGAGAGCCTGGTTTGACTGCTGGTTATCTCCTGGCTACTAATAAAACCTAAGCCGGCGGCATTCCAATAGGGGGCGTCGGCATTGTCCGCGATCGCGGTGAAAGCGCCACCCATGGCGAGAGGACGAGCCCCCACACCGGCATTAAGCACGGCAAGGTCGGTACCGGATTGGCCGAGAGCAAATGCAGGAGAAAGCGTTAAGCAGTAAGCGGTAAGCAAGAAAGATATATATATTCTCATTTGAGCACCGCGATTTTTCCACGGCCGCTCACGGTCTTATCACCCATTCGCGCCGTGATCTCGAACGGATAGATTCCATTAACGACCATGTCCCCTCGTCCATTCCGCCCGTCCCAGGAAACATCGTTATATTTCTGCCAGACGCTCATTCCCTCGCCATTGGTCGTCCCGTCAAGCTCGGTCACTAAAGATCCGGTTATGTCATAAATTCTGATCCTGACTTCATCGGCGTCAGCCGAGAGCCGGTAGCGGAGTTTGGTCTCTTCCCGGTTCGGATTGAACGGGTTCGGATAGTTGGTCACCCCGGCCAGGGTCAGCTCCGGTTGGATCCGGAAGCCCCAGCTCTCCGAGGTCGCCGCATTGGTCGGCGACAGCGCCGTCACTTTCCAGAAGTAGTCGGTGTTCCGTTCCAAGCCAGGGTCGAACTCATGAATGGCGTAGTTAAAGTAGTAGAGATTGCTATCGGCCTTATCTTGCGTCCCCGTTCCGGCTGCTTTACTAAAGGTCTGGTGGTCGATCGTAAAGCTATCGTTTTTCGCCACCTCAACCCGATACTCGGTCGTATCCCCCTTATGGTGCTCCCATTCAAAAGCGGGCCGGATGTTTTGAACATCCTGACGATCCTTGGCGGGCGCGAGGAGAGCGGGAGATTCGAGGGTCGTGGTTTGAGAAATCACTTTAGTTTGCGGAGTAATTTTAACAGCGGCCCCTTGAGCCGTTCCTTTGGCGCGAGCGAAATTAATAGGGACTTTTTGAAAGTAGACCTGACTATTCAAACCTATCTGCAGATGCCAGGCAACATAACTATTGCCCGACGAATCAACGAAAATACACGGGCTGGCACCAAAACTAGAGATTTTTATTGCCGTTCCATTGTTCCTACGATAATAAATACCGTTATTAGCATAAACCTCATGAAGTATTCCATTTACAGTAACAGATGTACTTGTCTGCATACCGTCAACTTTCTCTGGTCCCGACTCTATGCTCCAAGTTGTTCCATAATTATCACTGGTTCGTATATATTGGTTATATCTGCGATCATAATAATAAGCTTTTGTAAACGCATAAGTATTGTTTGAACCTTCATCGTTTATATAAACATAAGCATAATATTGGCCTGCTGGGAGTGTCGCGGTGTAATAAGCGGCACTACCTGTTTCATCATTTCCCGTTTGCGTCATTGACCACATAACCACATCGTCGCTAGCCCTTTTAATAGCATGGGATTCCGATGGCGCCCATTCGTCAAATGCGGCGTTATGAGTTTCTACAACTTGAGGAAAATCAAGAGTAAAATATTCTTTGTCAACATAATACATATCACCATAAGGCCCGAAAGGATCACTCCCATGGTCCGAGTCAGACACATAAGCATTGGCAATCACCTGTTGACTATCATCAACCCCTCTAAGCCAAGACAAATACAACACTCCATTAAAAGTAATATATGGGGAGTCTCCTTGTCCGATGTATACATCGTCCTGCAGGCTAACCGCTCGGCTGACCGTTATCGCATTATTCCCAACAGCATCAACCGCCCCGATCTCAATCGAATAGCTCCCTTCATTTTCGTAGTCACCGCTGTTATTTGTTCCATCCCAGCTAACATAGTAGCCACCACTCCCGTTACTAGTAACCGTTAAATTCTTGACAACCGTTCCACCATATTTAACCACCGATGAAACATTACCAATCGCAAAACCACTGCTTGGGGCTGAATCGCTCGCGGTAAAATCAACCCGGGCGCTACCATCGACATAAGGATTAAAAGTAATTAGCGAGGTCTGGCTTAAATTAATAACCGGCGGAGTATTGTCTATTTTGATCGTTATCTTCGTTTCCGCGTAATTGCTGAATTGATCGGTCGCCGACAGCCTTATATCGTAATCCCCATCCACCCCAAGGGTATTCCAGGCAATTATCGTCCCGCTTACCGGGCAGGAATCAGTGGCAATCGTCGTCCAGGTGTTGGAGCCCATCGGGGCGTAATCGACTTTATAAGGGCCAGAATTGGCATCGGCCGCACTCCCAACTATGTTAATCGAGCCTTTAACCCACTGATTCGCGGTCGGTGACGAGATGTTCAAAGTCGGCGCCGTTTTATCAACCACTATCCGATAATACGCGTCATTGCCGCCGAAAGGTTTATACGCCCCGGACCCGGCTTTTCTGGAATCAAAAGCATTGCCGGCCGCGTCGGTCGCGGTGAAATAATAGTAATAATAACCATCCCCGGTTGGCTCCCACTCCTGATTAATAACCAGGTCCCCTGTTTGCGCGGGAGTAACCGTCGCGCCAAAGGTTTTGACTACACTGCCGCCGGAATTTACGATCTTTATCTGCCAATTGTTTAGGCCGGAAATTGTATCGACTCCCCCGTTGAAATCGGCCATAACCCCGAGCAAACTGGTTGCAGGACTATTGATAGTAACCGGTTGAGGCTGGACTACCGACTTAATAACCGGCGCGGCCGTATCCAAAACAATTTGGTCGGCAAAAACTGCAGTTGAATAATTTCCGGCATTATCCATCAATCTTACCCGGGCCGTCCTGGTCCCATCCACAGCGGGAAGGAGCCAAGCCTTGCCCAACGCCGAATAATCTTCCCAGGATGACCAGCTGGCGCCGTCGTTACTAAAGCTCATTTTAGTGACCCCGGAAGTTGGATCACTGGCAGAAGCAAACAGTTCAACGGTCGGCGAATTGGTAAATTGTGGATTCCCGCTGCCAATAACGACCCCTCCATCGGGAGGTAAAGTATCAACTTTGACATTTGCCGACTGGAGACAACTATTGCCGGCCTCATCATAGGCCAGAATCTTCAAGGTGTATTCTCCATCACTAAAACCGCTCCCGTTGGCGCTACCGACATAACCGGTCGCGCCGGCGCCATCCCAATCGATGAAGTAGTTGCCGTTTACCTGCCAGGCATCGGCTGTTAAAGTTTTTACCAGCGCACTCCCGCTATAAGCGCCGATCACAACTTTAACTTTGCCGGAATTATCCGCAACCTCGTAACTGCAAGTGGTAGTTTTAAAGCTCGAATTTGTCCCGCCCGGAGCAAAGTAATATGGAGCAGCCAAAACATTCTTAATCTCGGGCAAAGTGTTATCAATTGTGACCTGGCCGACCAGCAGTGGTTGTTTGTTCCCCGCATAGTCCTGAAGCTCAACCGCCAACCAGTAATTACCGTTTGACGCGTAGGCGCCGCCGTCAGCTTTTCCGTCCCAATCCTCCCAAGAGAGTGTCCTCGATTGGGCAACAGCGTCAGGGGTAATGGTCCGAATCAAGTTAGACATGGCGCTATCGCTATAGACCTTCACTGAATATTTACCGACCGGCTCGGTATTAACGGTCACCCCCATCGCCTCGATCCGCTCCGCCGCCTCAACCGCTGCCGGGACTAGCGAGAGATCAATCATGAAATAGAAACGAGCCCGTTTTTGGGTCAATTCGAGGCTGTTGCCGTTCGGCGAAATCGCCGGCGGGTCGGGATTGTTGGTCACCCCACTCGCCAGCTCAAGCTGTTCCGGCGCCCGAAGGGAGAGGACATTATTCTGGATCCAGACTGTGCCACCCCATTTCTTTAAAGTAAGATTGCCGGCTCTGTCCCGGCCTTCAACGATAAAAGCATACTTACCCGGAACGGCCCAGTCGCCGCTTTGGTTTTTTCCTTCCCATAAGACGGTCTGACTGCCGCTTTGCCAGAGATCGGCAACAAGGGTCTTGATCAAATTGTTATCGTTAAAATCTGCTTTAGTAGTCGTTTGACCGTCGGGAACCTTATAGACTTTAACCGTAACTTTAGAAGACTCGGGCAAGCTGTAATAGAAAGTCGTCGAACGCGGGCGGTCACTGCCGTCAGGGTTGGCATTGGTTGAGAAATTACTGGGGTTGGAAATATATTCGCCGGGTGTGTTCGGCAAAGCAATCGCCACCGTTGGGTTGATTAGATCGATCACGAAGCTCTCTGAAGATGAAGAAGTTTCCGCTGTTCCCTCGTTCAGGGCAAAATCCAAACCGGAAATTGAAATCGTCGCGTTGCCGTTGGCATCTGTGTTTGAAATAGTATATTTGTATTCATAAGTTTCGCCGGTCGGGGCCGGCAACCTACGACTAAACGTCGCGACTACCTCGTTCACTTTTACCTCGGGGTTGAACTTGAGCGTTTCAGCGACATCGAAGCTGATCGCAACTTCCGATCCTTCCCTGGCAAACTTGGTGAATTCCGGATTGCCGCCGATCTCGCTCCGGATGCTGCTAAAGATAGGCGCAACAGTATCAATAGTTAAATTGTTAATTGATTGAATGGTTGATTGGTTGCCGGCCAGATCGGTCGCTTCGATCGTTATTAACGCCGGGCCATCGTAGCCGGCAAGAGCGCTAAATTTCGCTTCACATTGGCCAGCTATTTGCCACTGGCCACTAGTCACTTGTAACTGGGGGGGGGCGCCGTTTTGCGTCACGTAAACCTTCGGCGCTTCTTTTAACGGCTCGCTGACATTAAACTTGACGCTCACCTGCCCGTTGACCAAAGGGGCGCTGGCTGGATTTGGCGAGACAGAAAGATCGCTGACCAACGGATTCGTCTTGTCGATCACAAAACTGGATGTCCTGACAATGGGGTTCATCGCCAGATCGCGCGCGGAGACCGAGACTTCAACCGTCCCCTCGAGATCATCACTCCCAATGACATAGCCGCACTCGTAACTGCCGCTCTCGGCTGAAGCAACACTCAAGGTTTTGACCGTTCCATCAACTAAAGTCAAACCAATCGTTGGCGACTCCGCTAACTGCTCGTCAAAGGCAAGACAGAGCCTAACACTAGCTCCCGACCTGGCATAAGCCGGGACAATCGTAAAATTGCTTGGCGCGGGACTCGAGTAATCAACCCCCAGCGGGATTGTCTGCGGCACGGCAGTTCCGCCCAGCGCGTCTTCGGCGCTGGCCCGCACGTAATACTGCCCGGCTGTAAGCGGTAAGCCGGAAGTTGTAAGCCCGTCATAATCATAGAGATAACTGCCCGCCGTCTTATTAAATATCTTGCTCCAGACCGCTCCAGCGGAAGAATTCAATACCTCTAGTTTGACCAGCGCTTCTCCGGTTATGTAGAAAGTCGAATAGTTGACCGTGTAATTCAAAACTACTTTGCTGTTGGCCTCGCTGTTATTGGGCGAAATGGCAGGGACATTGGCCGAGAGGCCGACCGTCGGTCGGGCCGCGATCATCAGCAGTCTGCCCCGCCCTTCAACCTGCGCGCCCAGCTTGTCCTGCGCGCGAACAACGTAATCGTAATAGCCGTCGGGCGCCAACTGGCCGGCATCGTTTTTACCGTCCCAATAAAACGAGTAAGCGCCGCTCCCCTGGGGCTCGCTGACAACCAGCGATTTGACGGTTGAACCGGTCGAATTCAGGATGTCGAGGCTGACCTGGCAATCCGGCACACCGCCGGCCAAACTATATGAAATCCTGGTGATATCTATCAAGCCGTCGCCATTGGGGGTAAAAGTCGCCGGGATTGCCTGACAGTTTGTCAGGCGAAGCGTATCGGGCCGGGTCGAGAAAATCTCGGTTTTGACGTCGGCGCTGTTCTTGGCACGATCACGCGCCGTGATCCCGATATATCTTTCCCCCTCGCCGCTGATCAAATAATTAATTTGATGATCGCCGTCGTTTTGCGCGCCCGTAACCAGCGCGGCCAAAAGCGCGCCGTTCTTGTCATAGACCGAAACTTCCACCGCTGATATTTCGGGGATCGAATAGATCAGCGAGACGAGATTGTTCTTATAATCGACCGCCAGCCCTTTGATCGTGATAGCTGGCGGGACATTGTCGACCAGGACAGTATTTGACGCCTCGGCGGTATTCGACCCGAGCTCGTTGATGTCCTCGGCCACGACTTTGAATTGATACGAGCTATCGGCAACCCGGTATTTGTTGGCCGCCGCCGTCGGTCCTTCATAACCAGAATCGAAATCGCCGCACCAGCGGGCGCTGTGCTCGCCTTTTGCCTGAACCTCATCGTTAACCAATGTCTTTAAGGCTTTGCCTTCTCGACCGATAATCAGCACTTTTATCTTGAGATTGTCCCGACCCAAATAGTATTTTATGTCGGTAAAGTTATTATTTGAATTGACCGGCGCGAAGGGATCGGGCTCGGCGAAAGCGTAGGGGATAAGGGTCGGTTCGCGATCGACCACTACCGTTTTGACCTCCGATGAAACCGCGTTGCCGACTCGATCTTCAGCATAAACGTAATAGGTATAGGCGCCGCCCAGCAGTTCATTCCGATTCCCCCGGCCATCCCAGGACCACTGCCCAACCGACGGAACCTGCGACTGAACGTCGCGGTTCCTATCTGTTGTTGGATAAGTAAACTTCTCCGTTTCCCCTTCAGTATTCTTAAAGAGACCGCCATCTTCGCGGTAAATCCCCAACTTGACTGCGACCGGCTCGCTGAATTTATACCAGAAACTAGCCGTATCCTTGACCCCATCGTCGTTGGGAGTGAACGGATTGGGATCGGCATTTAGGCCCAAAACCTTTGGCGGGGTCAGATCAATTATGGTCTTAACAATGATATTTTCAGAAATATTCCCCGCTTCATCGATCGCGTAGGTAGCCACAGAATATTCTCCGTCTATTAGGTTAGAAGGATTCGGGAGCTGGGAATAAAGGATCCAAAGACCAGTCGCGCTATCCCGGCGATAGAGTTCATAACCCTCTTTTGACCAGTTGACCTTGAGCTCTTTTCCAGCCAAAAGCGGCGCGTCAATATTGATCAGGTCGTTCGAATCGCTCTTAACGCCTAAGTATATCTTCCCTTTTTCATTCATCGTCAAAAGGTAATCGACACTGTCATATTTGCCGTCGCCGTTAGGCGAAAAGGCGTAGAGATTTGGAGCAATGCCAACCGTTGGCGGGACTGTGTCTTTTGTTACCATAACGTCGCCGCAAGTTAAGATCTCTGAATTTCCAAGAGGGTGAGCGGTCAGATAAATGTAGTTGGCTCCTTCCTGCAGCAGGGGAACATTTTCAATCCGGAAATTGCCTTTTTCGTCAGCCGTTATCCCCTCATCCACCACTCGACTCGCTTCGCTCGCTCGTGGCCCCCCTTCTCCCGCTTCAACGGGAGAAGGCCGAACAATCAGATTCAGGATCGAACCCGGTTCCGCCGTACCATAAATAGTGACGCTGTTTTTATTGGTAATATAACGGTCGGCCAGAACGATCGGCGCGGAAAGCTTGAATTTACCCGGCAAAAGAGTGTAGGTCGAAAAATGGTCAAGCGCGGCGTAGAAAACGTAATGCTTTTCGCCGTTATTTTCTTCGATCGTTTGTTGGTTATCGGAAACGATCTGCAGGTCTCCCGCTTCGGTCACTTGATGAATGTTCCAGAGAAGGTTTTTAGGCTCTCCTTCGCCGCTCCAGGCCCCCAGTTCTTTCAATTCGTCAAAGGTGTAAACAAAACGGAGGGTCGGCCGCAAGTCGACCCCTTCCAAAGAGCTAACCGTAAATTTCCAGGGAGAGGGCTTGATCTCAACAATCGGCCCGGAGGTCAGGATGATCGGCTTATTACGGATCTTGATCTCTTTCATGGTCACTGGAGTGACCGTCGCCAGCTGATCGCGGCCGCCAAAAGCATGGGGCGGGAATTTCAACTGGGCTCGCTTGTAGGTGCTCCAGGCGTCTCCCCCATCATCTTTTTTGATCAGCGTCCCGATCGAAACATTTTGGGTTGAAATGTAACTGCCGGAGCGGAGCATAACCGTGTATTCGCCGTTCAAGCGGGAGACGTTCCACCAGGCGAGGCGCCCGCCGGTCGGAGTTTCATCAAACGATTGGGTGATCGACTGCCAGCTCTTGCCGTCGTAATAAAGGATTTCGTATGGGCCGGGAGCAAAACCTTTAATTTCGACATAACGAGCTTCTGAAGCGTCAATTTTCAGCTTAAGAGAAAGGGCATCGTTCAAGCGCCCAGCACCAGTCGTAACATTTTCGAGAGCAACATCTTTATTGACCGCCCCGCTTTTGTCTTTAACAACGACTTCCCAGCGGTCGATCTCAAGATTGGGATTATCGACCGGGCTATCCTCATTGTCCGGTTCCCAGGGGTGTTTTTTCAGGAAAGTGAATCTTGCCGCTCCGACCGATTGGTAATCGTCTACAACCTGGTAAGCGGAAGAGAGTTTGATCGACCGCCTGGACCGGAAAGCATCGGGATTAAAGGTCAGCGCAGGGCTCTTTATAAAACCGCGGGTAGCAGCCAAATTGCCGTCATCTCCTGTCGTCCACGGAAAACCATTGATATCTTGGTCTTCGGCCTGAACTACCGCGCCGGGGGCCGAAGAAGAGAGCGAAAGCTTGATCCCCGGAGTATTGCTTGCAACCTGGAACAATTTATCGTAAACATAGCTGGGCAAAACCAGGATTTGATCGACATTGCGGCTAGTGACTGGGTTTTGAAGCGAGCTCCACTCCCCACGCCTTGAATTTTTATTATAATGAATTTGACCGACAGCAACAATACTATTGTTCAAGCTCAACCGTCGTTGGTTGACCTGGGTTTCATCGAGTTTCCACCATGTCCCCGTGATAGTCGGGCCGGTATAATTCTGGGGCTCGCCACCAAGTTCCTTGTCCAGCCTTTTTTGTTGAGCGGTCTGACTAGCCGTAAAAGTGGTATATTCGCTCTCCCGCCACGGCCAACTGAATTCAAAGGGCGATTGGGGATTGCCGTCACCATGATAGGCAAGATCGGAGTGCGCCCTGACAACAGTTGAACCGCTGGAATAATCAAGGCCGGCCCGACTGCCGTCCGCCTGCTGGGGATAAGTGATTGGGACAAATTCGTAATATTCGTCAGAGAGGTAGCTATCGTACCCGGCCGAAGAAGCTAAGGAATCTTTATACCCTAACAGATTGGCCTGCTCACTCATTAACTTTAACTTTTTACTTCGTTCGCTCCAGGATAAACCGGCTAGCTCGGTCTCAATTTCGCTTATCGGTTTATAAGGTACATCCGGCTTGGCGAGTGGGTCGTCAAAAAACAACTTTCCTGGGAAACCTAAACCACGATTGATGTCGGTTAAATACTCCGAAAAATCTTTTTGTTTCGCTTCATTCGCCCTGACAAACCCAAACCAAGGGACAAAACGGTTGGTCAGGCGGGAGTAGGCAATAGGAGCCTCAAGTTTAATGGTTAAATTTACCTGATAAGTGCCGTATGTTTTATCATATCGATTTCCGCCAGATACTAATGTTCCATAATGAGATTCTCCATTGCTTCCGCTATAGGCCGTGCTAAAGATGCCCTTGATAGTTGGCTTTTCTTGGCTCACTAAAATCCAATCGACGCTTTTATCTAGGACAAAGCCTGAATTTTTTGTGTAGACTTCAACCTGGACATCCACAGCATCGATCCCACAACCAAATTTATCTTTATTGTAATAATGATCGTTTTCATTTTGGGGCCACCAATTATAACTGTCAAAATTGAATGTATAATTTTTTACCTGATCCCCTACTTTAAAAACGGTCCCTACTCCAGCTCCACCGGGAAGATTATCAACGGCAATCCATTTTTCCTCAATCAATTCATGGGTTTCCCGGCGCCACTTCATAGGGTTCCAAAACTTGCCTAATGCCCAATTGTCTTCAGCCCCCAGATAATGATTCCAAGCATGAATTTTGAATTTAACTTTTATTTTTGTATCAACCTCATTAAATCCTCGATGCATAAGTCCGGCGAACGGCACATATGGATAAGCGGTCAGTTTTTGCTTCCCAAGAGCGGTCAGCGTGTAGGTCAGCTCTTTTACCGGATGGTAATTGCCATAGCCTTTGGCTTCAAAATAGAACGGCGATTCTCCGTCTGCTAAACGAATCTTTTTCAAGCCAAGGCCATCGTTATAATCGGTCTCATCACCGATCGGTTCGAGTTTAACCAAGGCTTCATTTCTGGCAAAAGAGACAACTTTAATCCCGCTAATCGTTTCGGTGCGGCTCCCGGACCCGTCTTTCGCGGCCGCGGTCAGAATAAGTTTATAAGTGCCGCCGGTCACAACCTGGGTCGAGTCGCTAGCGGGATAATTCCCGGTCCAAACCAGAGAAAGGGGGTTAGTCGGAAGCGTCCCTAGGACCTCTTTACCGACAGCCAGGCTGGCAACAAAATCGCCGTTCTCTTTTTGAACCTGC contains:
- a CDS encoding FlgD immunoglobulin-like domain containing protein; this encodes MNNLNSRPFVKGGEHIKVRFISADGVPTPSGDLPINRTAFGFSTVQTMFSDKYFNGLPAGSKIMALYLSELLGAVVNENGDIYAPRSSQQGEGLSILSAANVDFRSPQNCSFGDDLNGIVEDSFIAMGLASSLACIYAPPTIHPMINWGCALVFAGGSVYMFLDRKDDLLSAHGLVVKEAYQQHLIDNALDDYVAVGGGFKTSTIKSGLSASVVSSSTAGYTAPEQAFDFFTDLDLEGKPTGVYQSVTIEAFTDGDPKRGFYFPIAIDGQARWVSAVTVKKAPSAIKGVAKTFLPKKMKYFEYSENFAAWKPIANVDEWGNFTVKDLKLAEGQNIIAFKAETWTGLKTNQQLKIVLNTIPMQPSQFKPLPEFYVSTVNPEISVEFNKSEYSGSFEAESINIKKTLLDGADVPFEVERTMETYHPKTKVSLKPSQPLSDGEHQVMVVAESNVGVAQAAWSFYVDTRAPSVAIEPLPSYSPRAPATIRYTASDEVSPNLRSVRCDLYDKNDNLVTTIATADSLSKGENYFTWDGKYGPLHDSGEGGPRASEASRVVGDGAYKVKVKVFDLAGNSAVAETPLIVDATPPKVGLVALTPNPMTSNINELKLNAEVSEKAMVIIKLNNLSNKKTTAYLTQASTPLPLGEGTGVRVGASYSWPYNNSFAPGPEDGIYRVEVIARDEAGNESAPRTLEAVRIDRTPPTIFGQIANPYVLTNIGANAYKTTLAYSLRENGLGDKGEGVGVKVKIFNTSTGLLADAYEEAPASLTEENKIVWHSASDLTKGAYKFQITATDDVGNTSTAYSSCVKDGIAPVISFPVEDGAEISGLVAIRGTAMDPDWSNDKPFKQYRVYLSRSDKSKMEAATILSQASELVPSAIEVPLINRGGGASNISFRPLQNDATLAYLNTNGLENGDYTILVVVDEENGDSLSVTRLIKVNNGSFGTSALTSPYIKLKPLASTVDFKADDSVKLPIGFINSVKPANVYVEIIRSQDEKPVYFKYFPNILGAPFIGKPDYKAGTDLGYFIWSDESGYHIRWSADGSSHKFSGNLIAMGGTVNITGGNSSVSSVGSMISWNKILSGGEGGFDFTADGGQLMITPKLDEDPSSPSIYADNVYLGITRQTQPYLPLVIDVTGQRLVNLTEMGKTFPSTAVQPPSGIDWDGRLDTGAYVDNGSYIVRVIAEGVDGQGLASDEAVINVTTPFELKVKEATNKEFSSLSVPDRVSVFYNVSKDALITAQVQKENGDFVASLAVGKEVLGTLPTNPLSLVWTGNYPASDSTQVVTGGTYKLILTAAAKDGSGSRTETISGIKVVSFARNEALVKLEPIGDETDYNDGLGLKKIRLADGESPFYFEAKGYGNYHPVKELTYTLTALGKQKLTAYPYVPFAGLMHRGFNEVDTKIKVKFKIHAWNHYLGAEDNWALGKFWNPMKWRRETHELIEEKWIAVDNLPGGAGVGTVFKVGDQVKNYTFNFDSYNWWPQNENDHYYNKDKFGCGIDAVDVQVEVYTKNSGFVLDKSVDWILVSQEKPTIKGIFSTAYSGSNGESHYGTLVSGGNRYDKTYGTYQVNLTIKLEAPIAYSRLTNRFVPWFGFVRANEAKQKDFSEYLTDINRGLGFPGKLFFDDPLAKPDVPYKPISEIETELAGLSWSERSKKLKLMSEQANLLGYKDSLASSAGYDSYLSDEYYEFVPITYPQQADGSRAGLDYSSGSTVVRAHSDLAYHGDGNPQSPFEFSWPWRESEYTTFTASQTAQQKRLDKELGGEPQNYTGPTITGTWWKLDETQVNQRRLSLNNSIVAVGQIHYNKNSRRGEWSSLQNPVTSRNVDQILVLPSYVYDKLFQVASNTPGIKLSLSSSAPGAVVQAEDQDINGFPWTTGDDGNLAATRGFIKSPALTFNPDAFRSRRSIKLSSAYQVVDDYQSVGAARFTFLKKHPWEPDNEDSPVDNPNLEIDRWEVVVKDKSGAVNKDVALENVTTGAGRLNDALSLKLKIDASEARYVEIKGFAPGPYEILYYDGKSWQSITQSFDETPTGGRLAWWNVSRLNGEYTVMLRSGSYISTQNVSIGTLIKKDDGGDAWSTYKRAQLKFPPHAFGGRDQLATVTPVTMKEIKIRNKPIILTSGPIVEIKPSPWKFTVSSLEGVDLRPTLRFVYTFDELKELGAWSGEGEPKNLLWNIHQVTEAGDLQIVSDNQQTIEENNGEKHYVFYAALDHFSTYTLLPGKFKLSAPIVLADRYITNKNSVTIYGTAEPGSILNLIVRPSPVEAGEGGPRASEASRVVDEGITADEKGNFRIENVPLLQEGANYIYLTAHPLGNSEILTCGDVMVTKDTVPPTVGIAPNLYAFSPNGDGKYDSVDYLLTMNEKGKIYLGVKSDSNDLINIDAPLLAGKELKVNWSKEGYELYRRDSATGLWILYSQLPNPSNLIDGEYSVATYAIDEAGNISENIIVKTIIDLTPPKVLGLNADPNPFTPNDDGVKDTASFWYKFSEPVAVKLGIYREDGGLFKNTEGETEKFTYPTTDRNRDVQSQVPSVGQWSWDGRGNRNELLGGAYTYYVYAEDRVGNAVSSEVKTVVVDREPTLIPYAFAEPDPFAPVNSNNNFTDIKYYLGRDNLKIKVLIIGREGKALKTLVNDEVQAKGEHSARWCGDFDSGYEGPTAAANKYRVADSSYQFKVVAEDINELGSNTAEASNTVLVDNVPPAITIKGLAVDYKNNLVSLIYSIPEISAVEVSVYDKNGALLAALVTGAQNDGDHQINYLISGEGERYIGITARDRAKNSADVKTEIFSTRPDTLRLTNCQAIPATFTPNGDGLIDITRISYSLAGGVPDCQVSLDILNSTGSTVKSLVVSEPQGSGAYSFYWDGKNDAGQLAPDGYYDYVVRAQDKLGAQVEGRGRLLMIAARPTVGLSANVPAISPNNSEANSKVVLNYTVNYSTFYITGEALVKLEVLNSSAGAVWSKIFNKTAGSYLYDYDGLTTSGLPLTAGQYYVRASAEDALGGTAVPQTIPLGVDYSSPAPSNFTIVPAYARSGASVRLCLAFDEQLAESPTIGLTLVDGTVKTLSVASAESGSYECGYVIGSDDLEGTVEVSVSARDLAMNPIVRTSSFVIDKTNPLVSDLSVSPNPASAPLVNGQVSVKFNVSEPLKEAPKVYVTQNGAPPQLQVTSGQWQIAGQCEAKFSALAGYDGPALITIEATDLAGNQSTIQSINNLTIDTVAPIFSSIRSEIGGNPEFTKFAREGSEVAISFDVAETLKFNPEVKVNEVVATFSRRLPAPTGETYEYKYTISNTDANGNATISISGLDFALNEGTAETSSSSESFVIDLINPTVAIALPNTPGEYISNPSNFSTNANPDGSDRPRSTTFYYSLPESSKVTVKVYKVPDGQTTTKADFNDNNLIKTLVADLWQSGSQTVLWEGKNQSGDWAVPGKYAFIVEGRDRAGNLTLKKWGGTVWIQNNVLSLRAPEQLELASGVTNNPDPPAISPNGNSLELTQKRARFYFMIDLSLVPAAVEAAERIEAMGVTVNTEPVGKYSVKVYSDSAMSNLIRTITPDAVAQSRTLSWEDWDGKADGGAYASNGNYWLAVELQDYAGNKQPLLVGQVTIDNTLPEIKNVLAAPYYFAPGGTNSSFKTTTCSYEVADNSGKVKVVIGAYSGSALVKTLTADAWQVNGNYFIDWDGAGATGYVGSANGSGFSDGEYTLKILAYDEAGNSCLQSANVKVDTLPPDGGVVIGSGNPQFTNSPTVELFASASDPTSGVTKMSFSNDGASWSSWEDYSALGKAWLLPAVDGTRTARVRLMDNAGNYSTAVFADQIVLDTAAPVIKSVVQPQPVTINSPATSLLGVMADFNGGVDTISGLNNWQIKIVNSGGSVVKTFGATVTPAQTGDLVINQEWEPTGDGYYYYYFTATDAAGNAFDSRKAGSGAYKPFGGNDAYYRIVVDKTAPTLNISSPTANQWVKGSINIVGSAADANSGPYKVDYAPMGSNTWTTIATDSCPVSGTIIAWNTLGVDGDYDIRLSATDQFSNYAETKITIKIDNTPPVINLSQTSLITFNPYVDGSARVDFTASDSAPSSGFAIGNVSSVVKYGGTVVKNLTVTSNGSGGYYVSWDGTNNSGDYENEGSYSIEIGAVDAVGNNAITVSRAVSLQDDVYIGQGDSPYITFNGVLYLSWLRGVDDSQQVIANAYVSDSDHGSDPFGPYGDMYYVDKEYFTLDFPQVVETHNAAFDEWAPSESHAIKRASDDVVMWSMTQTGNDETGSAAYYTATLPAGQYYAYVYINDEGSNNTYAFTKAYYYDRRYNQYIRTSDNYGTTWSIESGPEKVDGMQTSTSVTVNGILHEVYANNGIYYRRNNGTAIKISSFGASPCIFVDSSGNSYVAWHLQIGLNSQVYFQKVPINFARAKGTAQGAAVKITPQTKVISQTTTLESPALLAPAKDRQDVQNIRPAFEWEHHKGDTTEYRVEVAKNDSFTIDHQTFSKAAGTGTQDKADSNLYYFNYAIHEFDPGLERNTDYFWKVTALSPTNAATSESWGFRIQPELTLAGVTNYPNPFNPNREETKLRYRLSADADEVRIRIYDITGSLVTELDGTTNGEGMSVWQKYNDVSWDGRNGRGDMVVNGIYPFEITARMGDKTVSGRGKIAVLK